From the genome of Longispora fulva:
GGATAGTTTCGAAAGACCGTGTCCATAAAAAAACGTCGATCTTTGGTCGTCCAAACGCTTTTGCGCTGATACGGGGGATCAAGGTTAAGCTGCTCGTTCTTCGCTAGGTCGAGAAGCCATGTAATGTCGTGTGTCGACACCACGCGCTCTACACGTCGTAGCGGCTCGCTGGCCATGCCTGCCTCGCCCTCATTCCAGTCGTTCGAACCGTACCCACACGTACAGTTGCACCCAGCATAGATGGTGCTTTCACTCATGGGCAGACCCAAGTCGTGAGCTGTGGGGATTCACGGGAACAGCAACTCGGCTGACTCTCGTATGGATTCGGCACGTCGGGTGGCGTTCTGCCGGGTGGTGTAGGGCGCCCAACGTGCGTGGCCAGCCGCAATCAGGGCTACCACATCGGTGAGTCGCGCTCCGTCGCGCAGGAGCACCAAGTCGCGGGGGTCCCGCCCGTCCCTCTTGTGCGGGACAGTGTTGGGTAGGCCCGCCAAGATGGTCCTGACGTGCATGGGCCCGTTCGACTCCTATCTGGAGAGCGCGACAGCCTGTCGCTGATGGTCGCAGGCTGGGGTCCGGGCTGCCTAAACCGCTGCGGGGATGCTGCTAGCCGTGATCGACCCGATCGTGAGCGCGGTGACCTATTGGCCGAGGTAGAGAACGTCCTGTCGAACGCCGCAGCAGCTTCGCCCCTGGCGGCGAGCCGTCAGCGATTGTGGGCGTCGTCGGCTTCCTGTCGGCTCGGGCCCAGTCCAGCTGATCGAGGGACTAGCCGGCTTCGCCGACTCTGCGCACCGCCATCCCGCCGTTAGACGGACCTCGACGGTCCGTCAGGAGCCGATGAGAAGGTCTGTGCAATGGTTCGTGCGGATGCTGACCGGTCCGGAGTCGGTTGCTCTCGCCGAGCGCTCCCTGCGCGCTTTCGGCCCCGGGGTGGCGCCGAAGCCCGAGGCCAGCGAGGTCCAGAGCCACATTGAGTGCATGTTCTTGATGAACATCGGCCGGGCCGGCTCGATGGAGGGCGGCGGCTGGATGCCCCGCGAGGTGCCGTTCGGTATCGAGTGGATGACGCACCTCAGTCGTGCAGCCACGATGGTCCGTCGAAGCCGCGGGCACGCCCCCGGGTCCTCGCGCTGCCGGTGAGCTGCGGCACCGCCGGAGCTTTCGCCCAGTAGACGATCGGCCCGACGGAAGACGATGGTGATCACGGCAGAGCGTGCCGAGCATCGCTGCGCATCGGGGCGGGCTGTCTCGTCAGTACTAGCCTTCAGGGAAGGCAACCGTTACACCGTCCCAGGTGCCTCGCCGTCCGGGCCGCCGGTCGGCTTAGCTAGTTGACGCCGCAGGTCGTCGGCTTCTTTGGTACGGCCGAGACCATCTAGCACGTCGGCGAGGGTGCGGTGCGCCGACCGCAGGTCCGGGCCGAATCTTGCGGGGAGTTGTTCGACCAGATGTTGGTAGATGCTGATCGCTTCCGCGACCGCTGCCAGTGCCTCGGGTGATGCCACTTCCACCTTCACGCGCACCAACGCGTATCCCCACAGCGACATCGCCAGGTTGGGCAGGTACGGGGTGGGCTGGGCCTGGGCCAGCCTGCGGTACAGATCGACGGATTCCTGGCTCGGGGCCAGGGCCTCCCCCTGCCGCCCCAGCTCCGAGAGCAGGCTGCCGAGGAGGTTCAGCGACGCCGCAAGGTCGGGCAGGTAGACGGCGGGCTGGGCTTCGGCCAGCCGGCGGCGGATGGTGACGGATTCCTGGCTCGGAGCCAGGGCCTCCTCCGGCCGACCCAGCGCGAACAGCGTGGCGCCGAGGCTGGTCAACGACGTCGCGAGACTGGGTCGGTAGGCGGCGGAGTTGGTTTCGGCCAGCCGGCGGTACAGATCGACGGATTCCTGGCTCGGGGCCAACGCCTCCTCCCGCCGCCCCAGCCCCGACAGCATGGCGCCGAGGTTGGTTGATGCCCCCGCGAGGCCGGGTAGGTAGGCGGCGGGCTGGGCTTCGGCCAGCCGGCGGCGGATGGTGATGGCTTCCTGGCTCGGGGCCAGAGCCTCCTCCCGCTGACCCAGCCCGAACAGCAGGCTGGCGAGGTTGTTCAACGACGTCGCGAGTCCGGATAGGTAGGCGGCGGGCTGGGCCTTCGCCAGCCGGCGGCAGATGGTGACGGATTCGTGGCTCGGGGCCAACGCCTCCTCCCGGCGCCCCAGCTCTGACAGCAGGCGGCCGAGATTGTTCAACGACCCCGCGAGGCCGGGTAGGTAGGCGGCGGGGTTGATTTCGGCCAGGCGGCGGTACAGATCGACGGATTCCTGGCTCGGGGCCAGGGCCTCCTCCCGCCGCCCCAGCCCCGACAGCATGGCGGCGAGGTTAGTCAATGACCCTGCGAGGTCGGTCAGGTAGGCGGCGGGCTGGGCTTCGGCCAGCCGGCGGCAGATGGTGACGGATTCCTGGCTCGGGGCCAGAGCCTCCTCCAGCCGACCCAGCGCGAACAGCGTGGCGCCGAGGCTGGTCAACGACGTCGCGAGACTGGGCAGGTAGGCGGCGGGCTGGGCCTTCGCCAGCCGGCGGCGGATGGTGACGGATTCGTGGCTCGGGGCCAGGGCGTCCTCCCGCCGCCCCAGCTCTGACAGCAGGTTGCCGAGGTTGTTCAACGACCCCGCGAGGTTGGGCAGGTAGGCGGCGGGGTTGGCTTCGACCAGGCGGCGGTACAGATCGACGGATTCCTGGCTCGGGGCCAGGGCCTCCTCCCGCCGACCCAGCTCCGAGAGCAGGCTGCCCAGGAGGTTCAGCGACCCCGCAAGGTCGGGCATATAGACGGCGGGCTGGGCTTCGGCCAGCCGGCGACAGATGGTGACGGATTCCTGACCGGAGACCAGAGCCTCCTCCCGCCGACCCAGCCCGAGCAGCAGGCTGCCCAGGAGGTTCAGCGAACCTGCGAGGTCGGGCAGGTAGACGGCGGGCTGGGCTTCGGCCAGCCGGCGACAGATGGTGACGGATTCGTGACCGGGGGCCAACGCCTCCTCCCGCCGACCCAGCCCCGACAGCAGACTGCCGAGGTTGCTCAACGACCCCGCGAGGTTGGGCAGGTAGACGGCGGGGTTGGCTTCGGCCAGGCGGCGGTACAGATCGACGGATTCCTGACCGGGGGCCAACGCCTCCTCCCGCCGACCGAGCCCCGACAGCATGGCGCCGAGGTCGGTCAGCGACCCCGCGAGGTCGGGCAGGTAGACGGCGGGCTGGGCTTCGGCCAGCCCGCGGCGAATGGTGACCGATTCCTGACCGGGGGCCAAGGCCTCCTCCCGCAGCCCCAGCTCCAACAGCAGACTGCCGAGATTGTTTAACGACATCGCGAGGCCGGGTAGGTAGGCGCCGGGGTTGGCTTCGGCCAGGCGGCGGTACAGATCGACGGATTCCTGACCGGGGGCCAACGCCTCCTCCCGCCGACCCAGCTCGGAGAGCAGGCTGCCGAGATTGGTCAATGACCCTGCTAGGTCGGGCAGGTAGGCGGCGGGCTGGGCCTCGGCCAGCCCGCGGCGAATGGTGACCGATTCCTGACCGGGGGCCAAGGCCTCCTCCCGCAGCCCCAGCCTGGACAGCGTGGCACCGAGGTTGTTCAACGACCCCGCGAGGTTGGGCAGGTAGACGGCGGGCTGGGCCTCGGCCAGCTGGCGGTAGAGATCGACGGCTTCCTGGCTAGCAATGAGCGCTTCGTCGTGGCGGCCGGCATGGGACAGGCGCATGGCGTGGTTGTGGTGGATGCGGGCCTTGGCTGAACGGTCGTTGGTGTGGGCGAGGCGGTGGCGGGTGAGGGTGGTGCTGATGGCGGCGGCGGCGATGTCGAAGTCGATGTGGCGGCGGTCAGGGAGGAGGTTTTCGATGCCTTCGAGGACACCAAGGTCGAGGTCGGGAAGGTCAGCGAGGCGGATGAGGGCAGTGCCGCCCACAGCAAGCGCGAGGTCGGGACGTGTGGTGAGGAGGGGGTTGAGGAGGGTGGTGGTGATGTGGGGCCAGCGGCGGGCGGTCTCGACCAGGACGGTGACCGCCGCCGGACCCCAGGTCCTGGGTTCTCCGCCCAGGAGCGTGCGCGGCGCGGCGAGGGTCCAGGTGTCGGGTGTCCAGTGCCCGTCGGCGGTGTGGGGGTGTCCAGGAGTGCTAAGGGCGAGCATGTCCTCGCCGAGCCGGTCGGGGTGCATCGCCTCCAGCACGGTGCCCGCGCCGGGGTCATCGGGCGGGTAGCAGCGCTGGTGGTCGTCGATGATCCCGTCAGCACCCGCCTGGGTGGGAGTCAGTTGGACGGTGGCCAGGGCAGTGCGGGCGCTGGTGCGGGGCAGTGCGCCGGTGAGGGTGGCCACGTACACGGCCCGGCGCATCACGGCCGGTGGGGTGGCGATGGGATCCTCAACGCGGGCGTGCAGGATCTGCCAGTGCGCGAACTCGCGGCGCAGTAGGTACGCCGACATCGCGTGCGGCTCCGACGGCGCGATGCCGCCCTGGTGGTGGGCGTCAACGGCGACGAGGGCGGCCATGTGCACGGTGAGGACCTGGGCGAAGTCGGGACCGCCCAGCCCTGCCGGCGCCGGCACGGCTGGGGCGGCGATGCCTAGAGCGGAGGCGAACCGGCGACGGGCCGTGTGGAACAGGGCTTCGCGGTCGGTGTGCTCGCCTAGCGGGACGAGTACCTGAGCGTCGGTGTCGACACCGAGGTCGCTGTCGAGGCGGTCGGCGACCGCCGTCCACCAGAACCCTCCCGCACGGGCCAACAACAGCACCCGCACCGCGATCCCGGCGCGGGCGTGCAGCGCGGTCAGATCCGTGACCAGAGCGATCAGATGCGACGGCGGCCACCGGTCGGCGTAGTCGACCACCACCAACACCCCACCCGTCACGGGCAGCCGCACCGGGCCCCGCGACAGCGATGCAGTGTCGTGCGTGACCTTCCACACCGACCAGCCAGCCGCACCGCACCCAGCGGCCATCTGCTGGGCCAAACGGGTCTTGCCCTGCCCGCCAGCGGCGTGCACTAGGCGCACCCGCACCCCCGTGTCGTCCATCCACGACGCAAGGTCCGCAAGCTCGCTGTCACGGCCGGTGAAGTTCACCACTTGGTGCCGCGATAGCAGCAGCTGGCTCGGCTGTTTGCGGGCCTGCCCCATCGACAGCCCCGCCCCGCCCAACGGGTACTCCTGTACCCGGTAGCAGGGAGGGGTGTTGGTGATCGTGACGTTCCCGTACACCCCGGCGATCTGGATGACGTCACCGAACACCACCGTGTTCGACACACTCTGCCCCCCGGCGGGGCTCGGCCACAAGGTCACCGGTCGATGTCCACATCGCCGACGACACCATCGACCTGTAGCACATCCCCACACACTTGGGATTCCGTCACCCGCTGCCCATCCGGAGCGACTACCGCCTCAGACCCTGCCGGCCCAGTCGGAGCTGAACTTGGTGCTGTGGCCGGAGCCCTCGACGGTGCGGGTGGCCCGAACTTGACGTTGCCGTGCACATCCCGAATCTGGTTCACGCTTCCGCCCACCGCTGATTTGTTCATCGACTGCCCGCTCTCGACGGGCGGGACGCGACGCGTCAACACCAGCCCGTACACCGACACGCCCAGGCCACCCAGCCCGACGAACAAACCGATCGCACTGGCCAACTTGTCCGCCCGATCAAGACCGGCCACAACGAAGAAAGCGCCCAACCCCACCAGCGCCAACCCGCCCACCAACAACCACACCCACCGCCCAAACCTCATCCCCCCATCATCGACGGCCACCACCACTTCGACACCACATCAACAACCCCCTGTCGCACACCCGACCACACCACCACCCAC
Proteins encoded in this window:
- a CDS encoding tetratricopeptide repeat protein encodes the protein MSNTVVFGDVIQIAGVYGNVTITNTPPCYRVQEYPLGGAGLSMGQARKQPSQLLLSRHQVVNFTGRDSELADLASWMDDTGVRVRLVHAAGGQGKTRLAQQMAAGCGAAGWSVWKVTHDTASLSRGPVRLPVTGGVLVVVDYADRWPPSHLIALVTDLTALHARAGIAVRVLLLARAGGFWWTAVADRLDSDLGVDTDAQVLVPLGEHTDREALFHTARRRFASALGIAAPAVPAPAGLGGPDFAQVLTVHMAALVAVDAHHQGGIAPSEPHAMSAYLLRREFAHWQILHARVEDPIATPPAVMRRAVYVATLTGALPRTSARTALATVQLTPTQAGADGIIDDHQRCYPPDDPGAGTVLEAMHPDRLGEDMLALSTPGHPHTADGHWTPDTWTLAAPRTLLGGEPRTWGPAAVTVLVETARRWPHITTTLLNPLLTTRPDLALAVGGTALIRLADLPDLDLGVLEGIENLLPDRRHIDFDIAAAAISTTLTRHRLAHTNDRSAKARIHHNHAMRLSHAGRHDEALIASQEAVDLYRQLAEAQPAVYLPNLAGSLNNLGATLSRLGLREEALAPGQESVTIRRGLAEAQPAAYLPDLAGSLTNLGSLLSELGRREEALAPGQESVDLYRRLAEANPGAYLPGLAMSLNNLGSLLLELGLREEALAPGQESVTIRRGLAEAQPAVYLPDLAGSLTDLGAMLSGLGRREEALAPGQESVDLYRRLAEANPAVYLPNLAGSLSNLGSLLSGLGRREEALAPGHESVTICRRLAEAQPAVYLPDLAGSLNLLGSLLLGLGRREEALVSGQESVTICRRLAEAQPAVYMPDLAGSLNLLGSLLSELGRREEALAPSQESVDLYRRLVEANPAAYLPNLAGSLNNLGNLLSELGRREDALAPSHESVTIRRRLAKAQPAAYLPSLATSLTSLGATLFALGRLEEALAPSQESVTICRRLAEAQPAAYLTDLAGSLTNLAAMLSGLGRREEALAPSQESVDLYRRLAEINPAAYLPGLAGSLNNLGRLLSELGRREEALAPSHESVTICRRLAKAQPAAYLSGLATSLNNLASLLFGLGQREEALAPSQEAITIRRRLAEAQPAAYLPGLAGASTNLGAMLSGLGRREEALAPSQESVDLYRRLAETNSAAYRPSLATSLTSLGATLFALGRPEEALAPSQESVTIRRRLAEAQPAVYLPDLAASLNLLGSLLSELGRQGEALAPSQESVDLYRRLAQAQPTPYLPNLAMSLWGYALVRVKVEVASPEALAAVAEAISIYQHLVEQLPARFGPDLRSAHRTLADVLDGLGRTKEADDLRRQLAKPTGGPDGEAPGTV